In one Ananas comosus cultivar F153 linkage group 12, ASM154086v1, whole genome shotgun sequence genomic region, the following are encoded:
- the LOC109718178 gene encoding oligouridylate-binding protein 1-like isoform X1: MQQQQQQQQQQRLKQQQQQALMQQALLLQQQQQSLYQHPSLLAGPQIEPILSGNLPPGFDPTTCRSVYVGNVHVQVTEALLQEVFQSTGPVEGCKLIRKEKSSFGFVDYYDRRSAALAIMTLNGRQLFGQPIKVNWAYASGQREDTSGHFNIFVGDLAPEVTDATLYACFSVYPSCSDARVMWDQKTGRSRGFGFVSFRNQQDAQSAINDLTGKWLGSRQIRCNWATKGASSNNEDKQSTDSKSVVELTNGSTAKRLFTPKYLSWAEDGQENANDDGPENNPQYTTVYVGNLAHEVTQLDLHRYFHSIGAGVIEEVRIQRDKGFGFVRFSNHAEAAMAIQMSNGRVLGGKAMKCSWGSKPTPPGTASNPLPPPAAATGPSFPGGLSAAELLAYERTLAMSKMGSSQAVLMHHAQKQAAAAAAAAAMGMAGPAGAASQAIYDGGFQNVSATQQLMYY; this comes from the exons atgcagcagcagcagcagcagcagcagcagcaacggctgaagcagcagcagcagcaggcgcTGATGCAGCAGGCGCTGCttctgcagcagcagcagcagtcgcTCTACCAGCACCCGAGCCTCCTGGCGGGTCCTCAG ATAGAGCCAATCCTGAGTGGAAATCTGCCTCCTGGTTTTGATCCAACTACATGTCGTAGTGT GTATGTTGGCAATGTGCATGTTCAAGTAACTGAAGCACTACTCCAAGAGGTTTTCCAGAGTACTGGTCCAGTTGAAGGATGCAAGCTCATTAGGAAAGAAAAG TCATCTTTTGGTTTTGTTGACTATTATGACCGCAGATCTGCCGCACTCGCTATTATGACGCTTAATGGGAGGCAATT GTTTGGTCAGCCTATTAAAGTTAACTGGGCATATGCAAGTGGGCAGAGAGAGGATACATCAG GGCATTTCAACATTTTTGTTGGGGATCTTGCCCCTGAAGTCACTGATGCTACCTTATATGCATGCTTCTCTGTTTATCCTAGCTGCTC CGATGCTAGGGTTATGTGGGACCAAAAAACAGGGCGTTCAAGAGGATTTGGATTTGTTTCATTCAGGAATCAGCAG GATGCACAAAGTGCTATAAATGATTTGACTG GGAAGTGGCTTGGGAGCCGACAGATCCGTTGCAATTGGGCGACAAAGGGTGCTAGCTCTAATAATGAAGACAAACAAAGTACAGACTCCAAGAGTGTGGTGGAGCTGACTAATGGTTCAACAG cCAAAAGGTTATTTACCCCCAAATATCTTTCTTGGGCAGAAGATGGCCAAGAGAATGCGAATGATGATGGCCCAGAAAATAACCCACAATATACAACTGTTTATGTCGGCAACCTTGCTCATGAg GTCACTCAACTTGATCTACACCGCTATTTCCACAGTATTGGCGCTGGTGTTATCGAGGAGGTCCGCATTCAGCGTGACAAGGGGTTTGGTTTCGTGAGATTCAGCAACCATGCGGAAGCTGCCATGGCTATTCAGATGTCGAACGGCCGAGTTCTAGGCGGAAAGGCAATGAAG TGTTCATGGGGAAGCAAGCCAACTCCACCCGGTACGGCTTCAAACCCGCTGCCCCCTCCCGCAGCCGCCACCGGCCCCTCCTTCCCAGGAGGCCTCTCGGCGGCCGAACTATTAGCCTACGAGCGCACTCTCGCGATGAGCAAGATGGGCTCGAGCCAGGCCGTTCTGATGCACCACGCTCAGAAGCAGGCAGCAGCCGCCGCTGCAGCAGCCGCCATGGGGATGGCAGGGCCCGCCGGAGCTGCCAGCCAGGCCATCTATGACGGCGGCTTCCAGaacgtcagcgccacgcagcAACTCATGTACTACTAA
- the LOC109718178 gene encoding oligouridylate-binding protein 1-like isoform X2, with protein sequence MQQQQQQQQQQRLKQQQQQALMQQALLLQQQQQSLYQHPSLLAGPQIEPILSGNLPPGFDPTTCRSVYVGNVHVQVTEALLQEVFQSTGPVEGCKLIRKEKSSFGFVDYYDRRSAALAIMTLNGRQLFGQPIKVNWAYASGQREDTSGHFNIFVGDLAPEVTDATLYACFSVYPSCSDARVMWDQKTGRSRGFGFVSFRNQQDAQSAINDLTGKWLGSRQIRCNWATKGASSNNEDKQSTDSKSVVELTNGSTEDGQENANDDGPENNPQYTTVYVGNLAHEVTQLDLHRYFHSIGAGVIEEVRIQRDKGFGFVRFSNHAEAAMAIQMSNGRVLGGKAMKCSWGSKPTPPGTASNPLPPPAAATGPSFPGGLSAAELLAYERTLAMSKMGSSQAVLMHHAQKQAAAAAAAAAMGMAGPAGAASQAIYDGGFQNVSATQQLMYY encoded by the exons atgcagcagcagcagcagcagcagcagcagcaacggctgaagcagcagcagcagcaggcgcTGATGCAGCAGGCGCTGCttctgcagcagcagcagcagtcgcTCTACCAGCACCCGAGCCTCCTGGCGGGTCCTCAG ATAGAGCCAATCCTGAGTGGAAATCTGCCTCCTGGTTTTGATCCAACTACATGTCGTAGTGT GTATGTTGGCAATGTGCATGTTCAAGTAACTGAAGCACTACTCCAAGAGGTTTTCCAGAGTACTGGTCCAGTTGAAGGATGCAAGCTCATTAGGAAAGAAAAG TCATCTTTTGGTTTTGTTGACTATTATGACCGCAGATCTGCCGCACTCGCTATTATGACGCTTAATGGGAGGCAATT GTTTGGTCAGCCTATTAAAGTTAACTGGGCATATGCAAGTGGGCAGAGAGAGGATACATCAG GGCATTTCAACATTTTTGTTGGGGATCTTGCCCCTGAAGTCACTGATGCTACCTTATATGCATGCTTCTCTGTTTATCCTAGCTGCTC CGATGCTAGGGTTATGTGGGACCAAAAAACAGGGCGTTCAAGAGGATTTGGATTTGTTTCATTCAGGAATCAGCAG GATGCACAAAGTGCTATAAATGATTTGACTG GGAAGTGGCTTGGGAGCCGACAGATCCGTTGCAATTGGGCGACAAAGGGTGCTAGCTCTAATAATGAAGACAAACAAAGTACAGACTCCAAGAGTGTGGTGGAGCTGACTAATGGTTCAACAG AAGATGGCCAAGAGAATGCGAATGATGATGGCCCAGAAAATAACCCACAATATACAACTGTTTATGTCGGCAACCTTGCTCATGAg GTCACTCAACTTGATCTACACCGCTATTTCCACAGTATTGGCGCTGGTGTTATCGAGGAGGTCCGCATTCAGCGTGACAAGGGGTTTGGTTTCGTGAGATTCAGCAACCATGCGGAAGCTGCCATGGCTATTCAGATGTCGAACGGCCGAGTTCTAGGCGGAAAGGCAATGAAG TGTTCATGGGGAAGCAAGCCAACTCCACCCGGTACGGCTTCAAACCCGCTGCCCCCTCCCGCAGCCGCCACCGGCCCCTCCTTCCCAGGAGGCCTCTCGGCGGCCGAACTATTAGCCTACGAGCGCACTCTCGCGATGAGCAAGATGGGCTCGAGCCAGGCCGTTCTGATGCACCACGCTCAGAAGCAGGCAGCAGCCGCCGCTGCAGCAGCCGCCATGGGGATGGCAGGGCCCGCCGGAGCTGCCAGCCAGGCCATCTATGACGGCGGCTTCCAGaacgtcagcgccacgcagcAACTCATGTACTACTAA
- the LOC109718178 gene encoding oligouridylate-binding protein 1-like isoform X3: protein MQQQQQQQQQQRLKQQQQQALMQQALLLQQQQQSLYQHPSLLAGPQIEPILSGNLPPGFDPTTCRSVYVGNVHVQVTEALLQEVFQSTGPVEGCKLIRKEKSSFGFVDYYDRRSAALAIMTLNGRQLFGQPIKVNWAYASGQREDTSGHFNIFVGDLAPEVTDATLYACFSVYPSCSDARVMWDQKTGRSRGFGFVSFRNQQDAQSAINDLTGKWLGSRQIRCNWATKGASSNNEDKQSTDSKSVVELTNGSTDGQENANDDGPENNPQYTTVYVGNLAHEVTQLDLHRYFHSIGAGVIEEVRIQRDKGFGFVRFSNHAEAAMAIQMSNGRVLGGKAMKCSWGSKPTPPGTASNPLPPPAAATGPSFPGGLSAAELLAYERTLAMSKMGSSQAVLMHHAQKQAAAAAAAAAMGMAGPAGAASQAIYDGGFQNVSATQQLMYY from the exons atgcagcagcagcagcagcagcagcagcagcaacggctgaagcagcagcagcagcaggcgcTGATGCAGCAGGCGCTGCttctgcagcagcagcagcagtcgcTCTACCAGCACCCGAGCCTCCTGGCGGGTCCTCAG ATAGAGCCAATCCTGAGTGGAAATCTGCCTCCTGGTTTTGATCCAACTACATGTCGTAGTGT GTATGTTGGCAATGTGCATGTTCAAGTAACTGAAGCACTACTCCAAGAGGTTTTCCAGAGTACTGGTCCAGTTGAAGGATGCAAGCTCATTAGGAAAGAAAAG TCATCTTTTGGTTTTGTTGACTATTATGACCGCAGATCTGCCGCACTCGCTATTATGACGCTTAATGGGAGGCAATT GTTTGGTCAGCCTATTAAAGTTAACTGGGCATATGCAAGTGGGCAGAGAGAGGATACATCAG GGCATTTCAACATTTTTGTTGGGGATCTTGCCCCTGAAGTCACTGATGCTACCTTATATGCATGCTTCTCTGTTTATCCTAGCTGCTC CGATGCTAGGGTTATGTGGGACCAAAAAACAGGGCGTTCAAGAGGATTTGGATTTGTTTCATTCAGGAATCAGCAG GATGCACAAAGTGCTATAAATGATTTGACTG GGAAGTGGCTTGGGAGCCGACAGATCCGTTGCAATTGGGCGACAAAGGGTGCTAGCTCTAATAATGAAGACAAACAAAGTACAGACTCCAAGAGTGTGGTGGAGCTGACTAATGGTTCAACAG ATGGCCAAGAGAATGCGAATGATGATGGCCCAGAAAATAACCCACAATATACAACTGTTTATGTCGGCAACCTTGCTCATGAg GTCACTCAACTTGATCTACACCGCTATTTCCACAGTATTGGCGCTGGTGTTATCGAGGAGGTCCGCATTCAGCGTGACAAGGGGTTTGGTTTCGTGAGATTCAGCAACCATGCGGAAGCTGCCATGGCTATTCAGATGTCGAACGGCCGAGTTCTAGGCGGAAAGGCAATGAAG TGTTCATGGGGAAGCAAGCCAACTCCACCCGGTACGGCTTCAAACCCGCTGCCCCCTCCCGCAGCCGCCACCGGCCCCTCCTTCCCAGGAGGCCTCTCGGCGGCCGAACTATTAGCCTACGAGCGCACTCTCGCGATGAGCAAGATGGGCTCGAGCCAGGCCGTTCTGATGCACCACGCTCAGAAGCAGGCAGCAGCCGCCGCTGCAGCAGCCGCCATGGGGATGGCAGGGCCCGCCGGAGCTGCCAGCCAGGCCATCTATGACGGCGGCTTCCAGaacgtcagcgccacgcagcAACTCATGTACTACTAA
- the LOC109718177 gene encoding UDP-glycosyltransferase TURAN isoform X1, whose amino-acid sequence MAAAEEEGGRRRGRVAVVVLGDIGRSPRMQYHALSLARQADLDVDIVANGGSDPHMAVKSNPLIHLHEMKSVRLEGISKISGALALILKAAIQFVILVWFLCFKIPRPDFFFVQNPPSVPTLAAVKLCSWLRKSEFIIDWHNFGFSLLGLSLGRGHIIVKIYLWFEKFFGRMANGSFCVTKAMQHELAQNWGINATVLYDQPPEFFHPTSLKEKHELFTRLENDICNPQEIRDCISEQRGRDSGSSNQLHNTLFTAQSGDGFFMKSNRPALVVSSTSWTPDENFGILLEAAVMYDRRVAKSLNEDDSIDEEKLWIDINNGKQYCYPRLLFIITGKGPERRKYEEQIKKLKLRRVAFRTMWLSAEDYPLLLGSADLGVSLHTSSSGLDLPMKVVDMFGCGLPVCAFSFSCIEELVKVGKNGLLFSSPSELADEFLMLFKGFPEKCDALKSLRDGALATSYSGRWSTEWETHALPLINQVISRKHQ is encoded by the exons atggcggcggcggaggaggagggggggaggaggagggggagagtgGCGGTGGTCGTCCTCGGCGACATCGGCCGTAGCCCCCGCATGCAGTACCACGCCCTTTCCCTCGCCCGGCAG GCAGATTTAGATGTCGACATTGTTGCCAATGGAG gTAGTGATCCTCATATGGCCGTAAAAAGCAACCCATTGATTCATCTTCATGAAATG AAATCAGTACGCCTAGAAGGAATATCGAAAATTTCTGGCGCCTTGGCACTCATACTTAAAGCTGCGATCCAGTTTGTTATATTGGTTTGGTTTCTGTGTTTCAAAATTCCTCGTCCagattttttctttgttcaG AATCCGCCATCTGTTCCCACATTGGCTGCAGTCAAATTATGTAGCTGGTTAAGGAAATCTGAGTTTATCATTGATTGGCACAACTTTGGATTTTCATTGCTTGGGTTGTCTCTTGGAAGAGGTCATATTATAGTGAAGATCTATCTATG gtttgaaaaattttttgGGAGGATGGCAAATGGTTCCTTCTGTGTCACGAAAGCGATGCAACATGAACTTGCTCAAAATTGGGGAATCAA CGCAACAGTTCTTTATGATCAGCCCCCTGAATTTTTCCATCCCACTTCACTCAAGGAGAAGCATGAG TTGTTTACTAGGTTGGAGAATGATATCTGTAATCCACAAGAAATTCGTGACTGCATCTCTG AGCAAAGAGGCCGAGATAGTGGTTCTTCCAATCAATTACACAATACTCTTTTTACCGCTCAGAGTGGTGATGGctttttcatgaagtcaaacagGCCTGCTCTTGTTGTCAGCAGCACAAGTTG GACTCCAGATGAAAATTTTGGTATACTTCTAGAAGCTGCTGTTATGTACGATAGGCGTGTTGCTAAATCCTTGAATGAAGATGATTCCATCGATGAGGAAAAGCTCTGGATTGATATTAACAATGGCAAACAGTATTGTTACCCGAGATTACTGTTCATTATCACAG GTAAAGGGCCTGAACGGAGAAAATATGAAGAGCAGATAAAGAAGTTAAAATTGAGGAGAGTGGCCTTTCGAACGATGTGGCTATCGGCGGAGGATTATCCATTATTACTAG GTTCAGCAGATCTAGGCGTATCCTTGCATACTTCCTCATCTGGCCTGGACCTTCCCATGAAG GTTGTTGATATGTTTGGATGTGGGTTGCCAGTTTGTGCTTTTTCATTCTCCTG CATCGAAGAACTTGTAAAAGTTGGGAAAAATGGGCTTCTCTTCTCGTCACCTTCTGAGCTTGCTGATGAATTCTTG ATGCTTTTCAAGGGCTTTCCAGAAAAATGTGATGCCTTGAAATCATTGAGAGATGGTGCCTTGGCTACAAGTTACTCCGGTAGATGGTCTACTGAGTGGGAAACGCATGCACTACCACTTATAAACCAA GTTATTTCAAGGAAACACCAATGA
- the LOC109718177 gene encoding UDP-glycosyltransferase TURAN isoform X2, with protein sequence MAAAEEEGGRRRGRVAVVVLGDIGRSPRMQYHALSLARQADLDVDIVANGGSDPHMAVKSNPLIHLHEMKSVRLEGISKISGALALILKAAIQFVILVWFLCFKIPRPDFFFVQNPPSVPTLAAVKLCSWLRKSEFIIDWHNFGFSLLGLSLGRGHIIVKIYLWFEKFFGRMANGSFCVTKAMQHELAQNWGINATVLYDQPPEFFHPTSLKEKHELFTRLENDICNPQEIRDCISEQRGRDSGSSNQLHNTLFTAQSGDGFFMKSNRPALVVSSTSWTPDENFGILLEAAVMYDRRVAKSLNEDDSIDEEKLWIDINNGKQYCYPRLLFIITGKGPERRKYEEQIKKLKLRRVAFRTMWLSAEDYPLLLGSADLGVSLHTSSSGLDLPMKVVDMFGCGLPVCAFSFSCIEELVKVGKNGLLFSSPSELADEFLVRRFVLKAFVKKSDFARIS encoded by the exons atggcggcggcggaggaggagggggggaggaggagggggagagtgGCGGTGGTCGTCCTCGGCGACATCGGCCGTAGCCCCCGCATGCAGTACCACGCCCTTTCCCTCGCCCGGCAG GCAGATTTAGATGTCGACATTGTTGCCAATGGAG gTAGTGATCCTCATATGGCCGTAAAAAGCAACCCATTGATTCATCTTCATGAAATG AAATCAGTACGCCTAGAAGGAATATCGAAAATTTCTGGCGCCTTGGCACTCATACTTAAAGCTGCGATCCAGTTTGTTATATTGGTTTGGTTTCTGTGTTTCAAAATTCCTCGTCCagattttttctttgttcaG AATCCGCCATCTGTTCCCACATTGGCTGCAGTCAAATTATGTAGCTGGTTAAGGAAATCTGAGTTTATCATTGATTGGCACAACTTTGGATTTTCATTGCTTGGGTTGTCTCTTGGAAGAGGTCATATTATAGTGAAGATCTATCTATG gtttgaaaaattttttgGGAGGATGGCAAATGGTTCCTTCTGTGTCACGAAAGCGATGCAACATGAACTTGCTCAAAATTGGGGAATCAA CGCAACAGTTCTTTATGATCAGCCCCCTGAATTTTTCCATCCCACTTCACTCAAGGAGAAGCATGAG TTGTTTACTAGGTTGGAGAATGATATCTGTAATCCACAAGAAATTCGTGACTGCATCTCTG AGCAAAGAGGCCGAGATAGTGGTTCTTCCAATCAATTACACAATACTCTTTTTACCGCTCAGAGTGGTGATGGctttttcatgaagtcaaacagGCCTGCTCTTGTTGTCAGCAGCACAAGTTG GACTCCAGATGAAAATTTTGGTATACTTCTAGAAGCTGCTGTTATGTACGATAGGCGTGTTGCTAAATCCTTGAATGAAGATGATTCCATCGATGAGGAAAAGCTCTGGATTGATATTAACAATGGCAAACAGTATTGTTACCCGAGATTACTGTTCATTATCACAG GTAAAGGGCCTGAACGGAGAAAATATGAAGAGCAGATAAAGAAGTTAAAATTGAGGAGAGTGGCCTTTCGAACGATGTGGCTATCGGCGGAGGATTATCCATTATTACTAG GTTCAGCAGATCTAGGCGTATCCTTGCATACTTCCTCATCTGGCCTGGACCTTCCCATGAAG GTTGTTGATATGTTTGGATGTGGGTTGCCAGTTTGTGCTTTTTCATTCTCCTG CATCGAAGAACTTGTAAAAGTTGGGAAAAATGGGCTTCTCTTCTCGTCACCTTCTGAGCTTGCTGATGAATTCTTG GTACGAAGGTTTGTTTTGAAGGCATTTGTTAAAAAATCGGATTTCGCAAGGATTTCttaa
- the LOC109718177 gene encoding UDP-glycosyltransferase TURAN isoform X3 — MAVKSNPLIHLHEMKSVRLEGISKISGALALILKAAIQFVILVWFLCFKIPRPDFFFVQNPPSVPTLAAVKLCSWLRKSEFIIDWHNFGFSLLGLSLGRGHIIVKIYLWFEKFFGRMANGSFCVTKAMQHELAQNWGINATVLYDQPPEFFHPTSLKEKHELFTRLENDICNPQEIRDCISEQRGRDSGSSNQLHNTLFTAQSGDGFFMKSNRPALVVSSTSWTPDENFGILLEAAVMYDRRVAKSLNEDDSIDEEKLWIDINNGKQYCYPRLLFIITGKGPERRKYEEQIKKLKLRRVAFRTMWLSAEDYPLLLGSADLGVSLHTSSSGLDLPMKVVDMFGCGLPVCAFSFSCIEELVKVGKNGLLFSSPSELADEFLMLFKGFPEKCDALKSLRDGALATSYSGRWSTEWETHALPLINQVISRKHQ, encoded by the exons ATGGCCGTAAAAAGCAACCCATTGATTCATCTTCATGAAATG AAATCAGTACGCCTAGAAGGAATATCGAAAATTTCTGGCGCCTTGGCACTCATACTTAAAGCTGCGATCCAGTTTGTTATATTGGTTTGGTTTCTGTGTTTCAAAATTCCTCGTCCagattttttctttgttcaG AATCCGCCATCTGTTCCCACATTGGCTGCAGTCAAATTATGTAGCTGGTTAAGGAAATCTGAGTTTATCATTGATTGGCACAACTTTGGATTTTCATTGCTTGGGTTGTCTCTTGGAAGAGGTCATATTATAGTGAAGATCTATCTATG gtttgaaaaattttttgGGAGGATGGCAAATGGTTCCTTCTGTGTCACGAAAGCGATGCAACATGAACTTGCTCAAAATTGGGGAATCAA CGCAACAGTTCTTTATGATCAGCCCCCTGAATTTTTCCATCCCACTTCACTCAAGGAGAAGCATGAG TTGTTTACTAGGTTGGAGAATGATATCTGTAATCCACAAGAAATTCGTGACTGCATCTCTG AGCAAAGAGGCCGAGATAGTGGTTCTTCCAATCAATTACACAATACTCTTTTTACCGCTCAGAGTGGTGATGGctttttcatgaagtcaaacagGCCTGCTCTTGTTGTCAGCAGCACAAGTTG GACTCCAGATGAAAATTTTGGTATACTTCTAGAAGCTGCTGTTATGTACGATAGGCGTGTTGCTAAATCCTTGAATGAAGATGATTCCATCGATGAGGAAAAGCTCTGGATTGATATTAACAATGGCAAACAGTATTGTTACCCGAGATTACTGTTCATTATCACAG GTAAAGGGCCTGAACGGAGAAAATATGAAGAGCAGATAAAGAAGTTAAAATTGAGGAGAGTGGCCTTTCGAACGATGTGGCTATCGGCGGAGGATTATCCATTATTACTAG GTTCAGCAGATCTAGGCGTATCCTTGCATACTTCCTCATCTGGCCTGGACCTTCCCATGAAG GTTGTTGATATGTTTGGATGTGGGTTGCCAGTTTGTGCTTTTTCATTCTCCTG CATCGAAGAACTTGTAAAAGTTGGGAAAAATGGGCTTCTCTTCTCGTCACCTTCTGAGCTTGCTGATGAATTCTTG ATGCTTTTCAAGGGCTTTCCAGAAAAATGTGATGCCTTGAAATCATTGAGAGATGGTGCCTTGGCTACAAGTTACTCCGGTAGATGGTCTACTGAGTGGGAAACGCATGCACTACCACTTATAAACCAA GTTATTTCAAGGAAACACCAATGA
- the LOC109718179 gene encoding protein LAZ1 homolog 2 isoform X2, translating into MAFNRISSFQGIYKNLHSPAVIIGAVFALIAIFLSVLLILQHLRHYSNPAEQKWIIGVLFMVPVYAAESVISLWQSRFSIICEILRNCYEAFALYCFGRYLVACVGGERRVVELLEAAAEKQLNEQLLEEGGTRQKHPRRRFRDFFCHPTLLGKDLYTIIKFGIVQYMILKTVCAFLALLLELVGVYGDGEFKWYYGYPYIAVVINFSQMWALFCLVQFYDVTHERLQPIRPLEKFISFKAIVFATWWQGVGIAIICYFGVLPKEGKIQNGIQDFLICIEMAVAAVAHVHVFSAGPYRYLPISEYGKVTSQEIKTDVTVKAEDDKENQAIVEQKKTRMEAPGTSITESVHDVFIGGGGHVVKDVAFTKS; encoded by the exons ATGGCATTCAATCGGATATCGAGTTTTCAAGGAATTTACAAGAATCTGCACTCGCCGGCAGTGATTATCGGCGCAGTTTTCGCCCTAATTGCTATTTTCTTATCTGTTTTGCTGATACTGCAACATCTGAGGCATTACAGTAATCCTGCG GAACAAAAATGGATCATTGGAGTGCTGTTCATGGTTCCTGTTTATGCTGCCGAGTCT GTAATTTCACTGTGGCAATCAAGATTCTCTATCATCTGTGAAATCTTAAGAAATTGTTACGAAGCGTTTGCATTGTATTGCTTTGGACGCTACTTGGTTGCCTGTGTTG GTGGTGAAAGAAGAGTTGTAGAACTGCTAGAAGCTGCAGCAGAGAAACAGCTGAATGAACAACTGCTCGAAGAGGGAGGAACAAGACAGAAACATCCACGGAGGCGATTTCGTGATTTCTTTTGCCATCCGACCTTGCTAGGAAAAGACTTGTATACAATTATAAAATTCGGCATTGTACAATAT ATGATTCTCAAGACAGTATGCGCCTTCTTAGCATTGTTGTTGGAACTTGTCGGAGTTTATGGAGACGGGGAGTTCAAGTGGTACTATGG GTACCCTTATATTGCTGTGGTGATAAATTTTAGCCAGATGTGGGCTTTGTTCTGCCTAGTGCAATTCTACGATGTGACTCACGAGCGCCTGCAACCGATCAGACCATTGGAGAAATTCATAAGCTTCAAGGCCATTGTGTTTGCTACTTGGTGGCAAGGTGTCGGCATTGCGATCATTTGCTACTTTGGCGTCCTACCTAAGGAGGGAAAGATCCAAAATGGGATTCAGGATTTCCTTATTTGCATCGAA ATGGCTGTTGCAGCTGTAGCCCATGTCCATGTTTTCTCGGCAGGACCATATCGCTATCTCCCGATCTCAGAGTATGGGAAGGTAACTTCCCAGGAAATTAAAACTGACGTGACGGTTAAAGCTGAAGACGACAAGGAAAACCAGGCTATTGTTGAGCAGAAAAAGACTCGCATGGAAGCGCCCGGGACGAGTATCACTGAGAGCGTCCACGATGTTTTTATTGGCGGTGGTGGACAT GTGGTGAAGGATGTAGCATTTACCAAAAGCTGA
- the LOC109718179 gene encoding protein LAZ1 homolog 2 isoform X1 encodes MAFNRISSFQGIYKNLHSPAVIIGAVFALIAIFLSVLLILQHLRHYSNPAEQKWIIGVLFMVPVYAAESVISLWQSRFSIICEILRNCYEAFALYCFGRYLVACVGGERRVVELLEAAAEKQLNEQLLEEGGTRQKHPRRRFRDFFCHPTLLGKDLYTIIKFGIVQYMILKTVCAFLALLLELVGVYGDGEFKWYYGYPYIAVVINFSQMWALFCLVQFYDVTHERLQPIRPLEKFISFKAIVFATWWQGVGIAIICYFGVLPKEGKIQNGIQDFLICIEMAVAAVAHVHVFSAGPYRYLPISEYGKVTSQEIKTDVTVKAEDDKENQAIVEQKKTRMEAPGTSITESVHDVFIGGGGHVVKDVAFTISQAIEPVEKGVNKIQETFHHISLGPENEKEPKIEFDEHITENVVDGKCSMVSSDTRVEAENLRR; translated from the exons ATGGCATTCAATCGGATATCGAGTTTTCAAGGAATTTACAAGAATCTGCACTCGCCGGCAGTGATTATCGGCGCAGTTTTCGCCCTAATTGCTATTTTCTTATCTGTTTTGCTGATACTGCAACATCTGAGGCATTACAGTAATCCTGCG GAACAAAAATGGATCATTGGAGTGCTGTTCATGGTTCCTGTTTATGCTGCCGAGTCT GTAATTTCACTGTGGCAATCAAGATTCTCTATCATCTGTGAAATCTTAAGAAATTGTTACGAAGCGTTTGCATTGTATTGCTTTGGACGCTACTTGGTTGCCTGTGTTG GTGGTGAAAGAAGAGTTGTAGAACTGCTAGAAGCTGCAGCAGAGAAACAGCTGAATGAACAACTGCTCGAAGAGGGAGGAACAAGACAGAAACATCCACGGAGGCGATTTCGTGATTTCTTTTGCCATCCGACCTTGCTAGGAAAAGACTTGTATACAATTATAAAATTCGGCATTGTACAATAT ATGATTCTCAAGACAGTATGCGCCTTCTTAGCATTGTTGTTGGAACTTGTCGGAGTTTATGGAGACGGGGAGTTCAAGTGGTACTATGG GTACCCTTATATTGCTGTGGTGATAAATTTTAGCCAGATGTGGGCTTTGTTCTGCCTAGTGCAATTCTACGATGTGACTCACGAGCGCCTGCAACCGATCAGACCATTGGAGAAATTCATAAGCTTCAAGGCCATTGTGTTTGCTACTTGGTGGCAAGGTGTCGGCATTGCGATCATTTGCTACTTTGGCGTCCTACCTAAGGAGGGAAAGATCCAAAATGGGATTCAGGATTTCCTTATTTGCATCGAA ATGGCTGTTGCAGCTGTAGCCCATGTCCATGTTTTCTCGGCAGGACCATATCGCTATCTCCCGATCTCAGAGTATGGGAAGGTAACTTCCCAGGAAATTAAAACTGACGTGACGGTTAAAGCTGAAGACGACAAGGAAAACCAGGCTATTGTTGAGCAGAAAAAGACTCGCATGGAAGCGCCCGGGACGAGTATCACTGAGAGCGTCCACGATGTTTTTATTGGCGGTGGTGGACAT GTGGTGAAGGATGTAGCATTTACCATATCACAGGCAATAGAACCTGTAGAGAAGGGCGTAAACAAGATACAGGAAACCTTTCATCACATTTCCTTGGGGCCCGAAAATGAGAAAGAGCCCAAAATTGAGTTTGATGAGCACATTACGGAGAATGTTGTGGACGGTAAATGTAGTATGGTCAGTTCCGATACAAGAGTTGAAGCTGAAAATTTGAGGAGATGA